A genomic stretch from Limnobacter thiooxidans includes:
- a CDS encoding type II secretion system F family protein has product MNNRRYRIKPQTWQAWMGQWAELLESGLPVLDSLELSGELQNGNRQGRLLVDRLQRTRQFLQSGQNLQTAFRASFGALPTPLEVAFMCGQASGDLGAALNEQLQRWRTTREANIALAKSLIYPGVVLALALACWVFLHQVSSPHLTMTKASLGGEFKWSEGLLLVGAAMMTIALVLRMHQRNTGSGKQFFIPHKPRLASDFYHMIGCELQSGLDLMHCLRHRSFPQIAGLRLGSFSPQAHMLKELNQLASEVQRHLRQGQGLGQAMQQAQAPLFLIRQCQLAEQTGNLAHCFFLAAKVYEMRAKAAQERLQNVLPPLALALSATTLAMAYQFTLAPLYSNLTGLA; this is encoded by the coding sequence ATGAATAACAGACGATATAGGATCAAACCCCAAACCTGGCAGGCCTGGATGGGTCAATGGGCTGAATTGCTCGAGTCGGGCTTGCCTGTGCTGGATTCGCTTGAACTCAGCGGAGAACTCCAGAACGGCAACCGCCAGGGTCGACTGCTGGTTGATCGCTTGCAGCGAACCCGGCAGTTTCTTCAGTCGGGGCAAAATCTGCAAACAGCATTTCGCGCCTCATTCGGTGCGCTTCCTACACCGCTGGAGGTGGCCTTCATGTGCGGCCAAGCCAGTGGTGACCTGGGCGCTGCCTTGAACGAGCAACTTCAACGATGGCGCACTACAAGGGAAGCAAACATCGCACTGGCCAAAAGCCTGATTTATCCCGGTGTCGTGCTGGCACTCGCCTTGGCTTGCTGGGTATTCCTGCACCAGGTCAGTAGCCCACACTTGACCATGACAAAAGCCAGCCTGGGTGGAGAATTCAAATGGTCTGAAGGCCTGCTGCTGGTCGGCGCAGCGATGATGACCATTGCTCTCGTGTTGCGGATGCACCAGCGAAACACGGGATCGGGCAAGCAGTTTTTCATTCCCCACAAACCCAGACTGGCCTCTGATTTCTACCACATGATTGGCTGTGAACTCCAGTCAGGATTGGACCTGATGCATTGCCTGCGGCACCGGAGTTTTCCTCAAATTGCCGGTTTGAGGCTTGGTTCTTTTAGTCCACAAGCCCACATGTTGAAAGAACTGAATCAACTGGCAAGCGAGGTTCAGCGTCATTTGCGACAAGGTCAGGGATTGGGCCAGGCCATGCAACAGGCTCAAGCGCCCCTATTCCTGATTCGTCAATGCCAGTTGGCCGAACAAACCGGCAATTTGGCGCACTGCTTTTTTCTGGCCGCCAAAGTGTACGAAATGCGAGCAAAAGCAGCGCAGGAAAGGTTGCAAAACGTCCTGCCACCGCTCGCACTGGCCTTGTCAGCAACAACACTCGCAATGGCCTACCAATTCACTCTTGCCCCGTTGTACAGCAACCTGACAGGGCTCGCATGA
- a CDS encoding GspE/PulE family protein, with the protein MIDFLRSTESTVRHALHLNASDIHITPTPSGFLIRLRINGVLGEAIEVEPEPGRALIQAFKAEGKMNIAETRRPQDARLSKQGTEMRLATHPTLHGENLVIRLLNTHGKKQLNELGLSPQVLELVEDMLAHEYGLVLVAGATGSGKTTSLHAMLNSLGSRAGRIATLEDPVEIINPHAVQTDLSRLPHLDFASGLRSLMRQDPDTILVGEIRDEETAELTLNAALTGHRVFASIHAPDCLGALCRLMELNVRIGSLLNCLNGVITLRLRATEQAVGRQLRAEVMNVKRMDRKAVLQSKGLDELAELCTPLAFVAFPS; encoded by the coding sequence ATGATCGATTTTTTGCGATCGACAGAATCAACCGTTCGACATGCCTTGCACCTCAACGCATCGGACATTCACATCACCCCCACTCCATCGGGATTCCTGATTCGCTTGCGTATCAACGGGGTATTGGGAGAAGCAATAGAAGTTGAGCCCGAACCCGGCCGCGCCTTGATTCAGGCCTTCAAGGCCGAGGGGAAAATGAACATTGCGGAAACCCGCCGCCCTCAGGATGCAAGGCTGAGCAAGCAAGGCACCGAAATGCGGTTGGCCACCCACCCCACACTGCATGGCGAAAACCTGGTGATTCGACTGCTGAACACCCACGGCAAAAAGCAGTTGAATGAATTGGGCCTGAGTCCACAGGTATTGGAGTTGGTAGAGGACATGCTTGCACACGAATATGGCCTGGTGCTGGTAGCAGGTGCCACGGGCAGCGGAAAAACAACCAGCCTTCATGCCATGCTCAACAGCCTGGGCTCGAGAGCGGGGCGAATTGCAACGCTTGAAGACCCGGTTGAAATCATCAACCCCCATGCCGTTCAAACAGACTTGTCCCGGCTACCACACCTTGATTTTGCATCCGGCTTGCGTTCGCTGATGCGTCAAGACCCCGACACCATTCTGGTCGGTGAAATACGGGATGAAGAAACAGCCGAGTTGACACTGAATGCCGCGCTGACCGGGCACCGCGTGTTTGCATCCATTCACGCACCCGACTGTCTGGGCGCGCTTTGTCGCCTGATGGAACTCAATGTTCGAATAGGCAGCCTGTTGAACTGCCTCAACGGGGTTATCACCTTGCGACTACGGGCGACAGAACAAGCTGTTGGCCGACAACTTCGGGCCGAGGTCATGAATGTGAAAAGAATGGATCGCAAAGCCGTGCTGCAGTCCAAAGGGTTGGATGAGTTGGCTGAACTTTGCACGCCACTGGCCTTCGTGGCTTTTCCATCATGA